A stretch of the Armatimonas rosea genome encodes the following:
- a CDS encoding recombinase family protein: MNQQFTAEELDEALKIYRAEQHEKQREGITKRAALGKYTGHIPYGYQLNSSTGKLESNPEEKHICQRIAFLHCQGNSLRQISHTLLSEQHLTRSGKKFHASAIKLIIQRTRNSIRVGCSKEKC; this comes from the coding sequence ATGAACCAGCAGTTCACAGCCGAGGAGTTAGATGAAGCGCTAAAGATTTATCGAGCGGAGCAGCATGAGAAACAGCGAGAAGGCATTACCAAACGAGCCGCACTCGGAAAGTACACAGGCCATATACCGTATGGATATCAACTCAACTCTTCAACAGGAAAACTAGAAAGCAACCCAGAAGAAAAACATATCTGCCAACGAATCGCATTCTTACATTGCCAAGGCAATTCACTGAGACAGATATCACACACCTTACTATCTGAACAACATTTGACACGTTCCGGTAAGAAGTTTCACGCATCAGCGATAAAGTTAATTATTCAAAGGACACGAAATAGTATTAGAGTTGGCTGTAGTAAGGAAAAGTGCTAG